In the Juglans microcarpa x Juglans regia isolate MS1-56 chromosome 6D, Jm3101_v1.0, whole genome shotgun sequence genome, one interval contains:
- the LOC121235868 gene encoding NADH dehydrogenase [ubiquinone] 1 beta subcomplex subunit 8, mitochondrial, with amino-acid sequence MAGRLGNMASRIMGGNGVVCRSAASSLRLRSGMGLPVGKHIVPDKPVPVNDELVWDNGTPYPEPCIDRIADTVGKYEALAWLCGGLSFFASLGLLAVWNDKASKTPFTPKVYPYDNLRVELGGEPS; translated from the exons ATGGCAGGAAGATTGGGCAACATGGCTTCTAGAATCATGGGcggaaacggcgtcgtttgtcGCTCTGCGGCCTCCTCTCTTCGCCTCCGTTCCGGGATGGGCCTCCCAGTCGGCAAACACATCGTCCCCGACAAACCC GTTCCTGTCAATGACGAGCTGGTTTGGGACAACGGTACCCCATATCCTGAGCCCTGTATAGATCGCATCGCCGATACAGTTGGAAAG TATGAAGCATTGGCTTGGCTGTGCGGAGGTTTGAGTTTTTTCGCGTCTCTTGGATTGTTGGCTGTGTGGAACGATAAAGCCTCCAAGACACCGTTT ACACCAAAAGTCTACCCATACGACAACCTGCGAGTGGAGCTTGGTGGTGAACCTAGTTAG